The Acidobacteriota bacterium genome segment TGCAGCACCGGTTGCCGCTGACGCGGACGGCCACATCGCCCAGTCGATACTCACCGTCGCCCATCCCGGCTGCGCTGATGCCATCGCTGACGAGAACGGCCCGTCCCGGAGCTTTCGCCCGCAAAAACAGCCGCACCAGCGCCGGATCGACATGCACGCCGTCGGCGATAATCTCCGCGCTCAGCTCCGGTTCGGCCAAGGCCGTGCCCAGCAGTCCCAGCTCGCGCTGATGCAAGGGTCGCATTGCATTAAAAGTGTGGGTTACGTGGCACGCGCCTGCCTTGATTGCGGCTCTGACTTGCGCCATGGTGGCGTCGCTATGGCCCATACTCACCCGGATGCCCAGTTTCACGGCTTCCGCAATGAACTCGATTGCCCCGTCAAGCTCCGGTGCCACCGTGATCATGCGGATGTGCTGTTGCGATCGCTCCCAAAGCTCGTGCAGTCGTGCCACCCTTGGCAGCAGCAAGTCCGCTTCCGGATGGACACCACGCCGCACTGGACTGAGGAAGGGGCCCTCCAGATGAATTTCCGCACCTGCTCGCCCCAGCCGCTCGACCGCTTCCAGTAGCTTCTCCCACGGTGCACTTACCGTCGTGGCCAGGAAGCTCGTCACCCCGTGCCGCGCGAGATGTTGCCGCAAATGCGCCAGGCCGGCTCCGTCGACCGTCATCGTGTCCACGCCCGCGCCGCCGTGAACATGGACGTCGATCATCCCCGGCGCCAGCACGGCATCGCCGTAATCATCGCTCTGCGTTCCTGGCGGTACCGCAACCTCTGCCCTCCGGCCGGACGCTGCGATCCTACCATCCCCCAGCACCAAAGCTGAGTCTTCCACCGTCTCCGTTGGCGTCACCAATAGCCGGGCGTACAGGACACGTATCATCTTGCGCTAGTGCAACCGCATGTCGCTCGTGATTCGTCGGATGCGCCGCGCGCGCTCCCGGAGTTTGCTGTTGGTTGGCTGCAGATGCGTCATCAGGTTGCCCTGTACCCGCCCCATGCGCACCATCAGCGCTGTCGAGATGAGGTTGAGGATCATCTTCTGCGCACTGCCGGCTTTCATCCGCGTCGAGCCAGCGATCGCCTCGGCTCCCGTAACCGCCTCAATGGCGACGTCCGCTTCGCCCGCCAGCCGCGAATTCTTTACGTTCGTGACGGCAATAGTCAAGCAGCCGTGCTGCCGCGCATACGCCAGAGCTTCCACTGTATACGGCGTGCGCCCGCTGGCTGCGATACCCACCACCGAATCCAGCGGCGTGAGCCGTAATTTGTGCAGATCCTGTCTCGCGCCTTGCGGCCGGTCTTCCGCACCTTCAATCGAGCGTGTCAGCGCCAGCCGGCCGCCTGCGA includes the following:
- the nagA gene encoding N-acetylglucosamine-6-phosphate deacetylase codes for the protein MIRVLYARLLVTPTETVEDSALVLGDGRIAASGRRAEVAVPPGTQSDDYGDAVLAPGMIDVHVHGGAGVDTMTVDGAGLAHLRQHLARHGVTSFLATTVSAPWEKLLEAVERLGRAGAEIHLEGPFLSPVRRGVHPEADLLLPRVARLHELWERSQQHIRMITVAPELDGAIEFIAEAVKLGIRVSMGHSDATMAQVRAAIKAGACHVTHTFNAMRPLHQRELGLLGTALAEPELSAEIIADGVHVDPALVRLFLRAKAPGRAVLVSDGISAAGMGDGEYRLGDVAVRVSGNRCCSGQTLAGSVLLLDAAVRNIRTWTGCGWADAARTATQNPATLVGWTRKGRLIPGCDADVAVFSPQGEIVAAYVAGKLVT